Proteins encoded by one window of Cloeon dipterum chromosome 4, ieCloDipt1.1, whole genome shotgun sequence:
- the LOC135941818 gene encoding uncharacterized protein LOC135941818 has translation MFHSKVLKLKELRLNRATSTVPASQIKEFCQRRKNLQRSLEAHVLKETLENIDLYTRTVVKNPLETQLSVQIRNKILHNLLKWNSGPKENREFDRIYNPVYHLLNSQTKSFDWDALLSHLPNKSSDLSVLLKIFKMVVSRAPNLVHLKINGIHFNGLYGDQSNTQSRNHFHQLTKLRILEITNFEERDENSITPSRCFEIRADRRDVLHGYCVRISDIMHLCEHLPNLRVLNATFDSRRNPSVTDAELIQTLKNLTLLQTDQITNILVSKIRSALPYLSIIEDIGHYNLSFADLIKSSPLKLFEFGNNYIPKFYKPADFVSSVTHLAVHFRHNQAIVSGFALLDQMTRVESLTLMFADDAVYINYILNRLGHQLKRLHLKEFTGLKMQFNKIAEKCPNLEVLHLDSVEIEDSFQPLNKRFPHLEELTWHISRSNESTFLANILSMPRLKKVDLKLHRFNEEDLRYLTSLIERKEILSHLEVFNMKLNPMISRELLEKVATLFITADACLSKSAELGFYFESLPWPQLRPLTVKV, from the exons ATGTTTCACTCGAAGGTCTTGAAACTAAAGGAACTTCGACTCAATCGAG CAACGTCGACGGTTCCAGCGAgccaaattaaagaattttgcCAACGCAGAAAGAATTTGCAGAGAAGCTTGGAAGCTCACGTTCTGAAAGAAACACTGGAAAACATCGATCTCTACACAAGAACCGTCGTAAAGAATCCTCTGGAAACCCAGCTCT CCGTACAAATccgtaacaaaattttacacaatCTGCTAAAATGGAATTCCGGCCCTAAAGAAAACAGAGAATTCGACAGAATTTACAACCCGGTCTACCACTTGCTGAACTCGCAGACCAAAAGTTTTGACTGGGATGCTCTGCTGTCTCATCTCCCCAATAAGTCGAGTGACCTGTCTGTCTTGTTGAAG ATTTTCAAGATGGTCGTCTCTCGCGCTCCAAACCTGGTGCATCTCAAAATAAACGGGATCCATTTCAACGGCTTGTACGGAGACCAAAGCAACACACAGAGCAGAAACCATTTTCATCAGCTGACCAAGCTGAGAATCCTTGAGATCACCAATTTCGAGGAGAGGGATGAAAACTCGATAACACCATCCAGGTGTTTCGAAATCCGGGCTGATCGTAGGGACGTCTTGCACGGCTATTGCGTCAGAATCTCGGACATCATGCACCTCTGCGAACACTTGCCCAACTTGCGAGTGCTCAACGCGACCTTTGACAGTCGCAGAAACCCTTCCGTTACAGACGCCGAACTAATCCAGACCCTGAAAAACCTGACCTTGCTGCAAACCGATCAAATTACAAACATCTTAGTAAGCAAGATAAGAAGCGCCCTTCCCTACCTGAGCATTATCGAGGACATTGGACACTACAATTTGTCTTTTGCGGActtaataaaaagcagtccCCTCAAACTCTTTGAATTTGGAAACAACTACATTCCCAAGTTCTACAAACCGGCTGATTTTGTGTCTAGCGTCACGCATCTTGCG GTTCACTTCAGACATAATCAAGCTATCGTGTCTGGGTTCGCTCTTCTGGACCAAATGACTCGAGTCGAGAGTTTGACCTTGATGTTTGCGGATGATGCAGTCtacattaattatattttgaacagATTGGGACACCAGCTCAAAAGACTTCACCTCAAGGAGTTTACGGgattaaaaatgcagtttaaCAAAATCGCCGAGAAGTGTCCGAATCTGGAAGTACTTCACCTCGACTCGGTCGAAATTGAAGACTCCTTTCAACCTCTAAACAAAAGATTCCCCCACCTTGAAGAGCTCACCTGGCACATTag CAGGTCGAATGAGTCAACCTTCCTGGCCAATATTCTATCGATGCCAAGGCTTAAAAAGGTGGACCTGAAATTGCATCGATTCAACGAGGAAGACCTGCGATATTTAACCTCGTTGATCGAGAGAAAAGAGATCTTATCACACTTGGAAGTCTTCAACATGAAATTGAACCCAATGATCTCGAGAGAACTCTTAGAAAAAGTAGCAACTTTGTTTATAACCGCGGATGCCTGCCTGAGTAAATCGGCTGAGTTGGGATTCTACTTCGAATCTCTTCCTTGGCCCCAGCTGAGACCTCTGACTGTAAAAGTGTAA